A part of Limihaloglobus sulfuriphilus genomic DNA contains:
- a CDS encoding ABC-type transport auxiliary lipoprotein family protein, translating into MKKSLVTLLISFAVFSLSGCMLGRSTVKKNYYMINGIEYGETQKESGHIHAPLNAVTVNVSQFQISSAMKRNSFIYRRSETKYETDFYNEFMASPSEMITSNFSRILLLNGFNVIPGLSDYSVYGSLNAFYVDFRDPDAPKSVIDLNIVTRSNSDHKPVGTKHYFYQQTAQEKTPEAVVEAFNVCLSRILADFVDDFTEFTGK; encoded by the coding sequence ATGAAGAAATCACTTGTGACGTTACTGATATCCTTTGCGGTTTTCTCTCTTTCCGGATGTATGCTGGGGCGCAGTACTGTTAAAAAAAATTATTATATGATAAACGGCATAGAATACGGTGAAACCCAAAAAGAAAGCGGGCACATTCACGCCCCACTAAATGCCGTAACTGTCAATGTTTCTCAGTTTCAGATCTCAAGCGCAATGAAACGCAACAGTTTCATATACCGCCGCTCCGAGACAAAGTACGAAACTGATTTTTACAATGAATTCATGGCTTCGCCTTCGGAGATGATTACCTCGAATTTTTCGAGAATCCTGCTTCTCAACGGCTTTAATGTCATACCAGGGCTGTCGGATTATTCTGTTTACGGAAGCCTGAACGCTTTTTATGTGGATTTCAGAGATCCTGACGCCCCCAAATCTGTTATCGACCTGAACATAGTAACAAGATCCAATTCTGACCATAAACCGGTGGGAACAAAACATTACTTTTACCAGCAAACGGCTCAGGAAAAAACGCCTGAAGCTGTGGTAGAGGCCTTCAATGTCTGTCTGAGCCGGATTCTCGCAGATTTTGTAGATGATTTCACAGAATTTACCGGCAAATAA
- a CDS encoding argininosuccinate synthase, with protein sequence MAKAEKIVLAYSGGLDTSVILPWLKETYGYDVVCYAAELGQGDELKGIQKKAMATGAVSCYVDDLRQEFVENFVWPLVKSGAVYENGYLLGTSIARPLIAQKQVEIAQKEGAVAVAHGATGKGNDQVRFELTFMSLDPSLKIIAPWKDPNFKLTSREAAIDYAKKHKIPIEQTKKKIYSRDRNLWHISHEGADLENPWNEPQDNLFVMSRPVSKAPAKPDYVEIDFEQGIPVKLNGKAMDGVKIIETLNEIGGLHGVGQVDLVENRLVGMKSRGVYETPGGTILMTAHEALETLCLDRETYHYKKQIALKYAQIVYNGQWFCPIREALDAFIDSTQKTVTGTVRVKLFKGRATAAGVKSPYSLYSEEIASFEMGAEYDQMDAIGFIRLFGLPMKVNGIVNRKTSKKKTAGKTKRKTAAKKTK encoded by the coding sequence ATGGCTAAGGCGGAAAAAATCGTACTGGCATACAGCGGCGGACTTGATACAAGTGTCATACTCCCATGGCTCAAAGAGACTTACGGCTACGACGTGGTCTGCTACGCGGCAGAGCTTGGACAGGGCGACGAGCTCAAGGGCATTCAGAAAAAAGCAATGGCTACCGGCGCAGTATCGTGCTATGTAGATGACCTGAGACAGGAATTTGTAGAGAATTTCGTGTGGCCTCTGGTAAAGAGCGGCGCGGTTTATGAAAACGGCTATCTGCTGGGCACCAGCATTGCGAGGCCTCTTATCGCCCAGAAACAGGTTGAAATCGCTCAAAAGGAAGGCGCCGTCGCCGTTGCTCACGGAGCGACCGGCAAGGGCAATGATCAGGTGCGGTTTGAGCTGACATTCATGTCTCTTGATCCATCACTGAAGATTATAGCACCGTGGAAAGATCCAAACTTTAAACTCACAAGCCGTGAAGCGGCAATAGATTACGCTAAAAAGCACAAAATACCGATCGAACAGACAAAGAAAAAGATATACTCACGCGACAGAAATCTCTGGCACATCAGCCATGAAGGGGCTGATCTTGAGAATCCGTGGAACGAGCCGCAGGATAACCTCTTTGTCATGTCCCGGCCGGTCTCAAAAGCGCCGGCAAAACCGGACTATGTTGAAATTGATTTTGAGCAGGGAATCCCGGTCAAGCTCAACGGCAAGGCTATGGACGGTGTGAAAATCATTGAAACACTCAACGAAATCGGCGGCCTGCACGGCGTGGGACAGGTAGATCTTGTTGAAAACAGGCTTGTCGGCATGAAAAGCCGCGGCGTATATGAAACACCCGGCGGCACAATTCTTATGACCGCTCATGAAGCGCTCGAGACGCTCTGCTTAGACAGGGAAACCTATCATTACAAGAAGCAAATCGCTCTTAAGTACGCTCAAATCGTGTATAACGGACAATGGTTCTGCCCGATTCGCGAGGCCCTGGATGCATTTATTGACAGCACCCAGAAGACAGTAACCGGCACAGTACGGGTCAAACTGTTCAAGGGCAGGGCAACGGCCGCGGGAGTTAAAAGCCCCTACAGCCTCTACTCGGAAGAAATCGCCAGCTTTGAAATGGGTGCAGAGTATGACCAGATGGACGCGATCGGCTTTATCAGGCTCTTTGGTCTGCCGATGAAGGTCAACGGAATTGTTAACCGTAAAACATCTAAAAAGAAAACCGCGGGAAAAACCAAACGCAAGACAGCCGCAAAAAAAACAAAGTAA
- a CDS encoding MlaD family protein, with protein MASSKANYFKLGVFSLTAIIILTATLIMYGAGTWGKESLYFETYIDESVEGLSVGSPVNYRGVQIGQVEKITFVPAVYDLDYTNITSSKFSTYVLVVMSANPQKVKNFNRKLFNLDNLIQEGLRLTLARQTLTGVARLELDYPSSPGPVPDILWEPDHPYIPASKSLLGNVTDDFQKLLHKLSEINIAALESNINNLITELTAKSSAVDTAAINTKLIRLLENADTAVTEVSTQTNELLAVLNSKTQKIDTEQINEHLLSLMQDSETAVQRFTQLNDNLILVSKNIDDFFQISEGSEKKNIYDISNRLDKILASLDSAIYQGGPDITALLESMQHTLNNINSFIAELKSNPGQLLYSNQPGKTEVYE; from the coding sequence ATGGCTTCTTCGAAAGCAAATTATTTTAAATTAGGCGTCTTCAGCCTAACAGCGATAATAATACTAACAGCCACACTTATCATGTATGGGGCGGGAACGTGGGGAAAAGAATCGCTCTATTTTGAGACATATATCGATGAATCTGTGGAGGGGCTTTCTGTAGGATCTCCTGTTAACTATCGGGGAGTTCAAATCGGCCAGGTTGAGAAAATAACTTTTGTTCCGGCGGTATATGACCTTGACTATACGAATATAACGTCTTCTAAATTCTCTACTTATGTCCTGGTTGTGATGTCCGCCAATCCGCAAAAGGTCAAAAACTTCAATCGCAAGCTATTCAATCTTGACAACCTGATACAAGAAGGGCTTCGCCTCACACTCGCCAGACAGACACTTACCGGTGTTGCCAGGCTTGAGCTGGACTATCCGTCTTCGCCGGGGCCTGTTCCGGATATATTGTGGGAGCCGGATCATCCTTATATACCAGCGTCAAAAAGCCTTCTGGGCAATGTAACAGATGATTTCCAGAAACTTCTCCACAAATTAAGCGAAATTAATATAGCGGCATTGGAGAGTAATATCAATAACCTGATAACAGAGCTGACGGCGAAGTCTTCCGCTGTTGACACAGCCGCCATAAACACAAAACTGATAAGGCTGCTTGAGAATGCGGATACTGCTGTAACGGAAGTTTCAACCCAAACTAATGAGCTGCTGGCGGTTCTTAATTCAAAGACGCAAAAGATCGACACAGAGCAAATAAATGAGCATCTTCTCTCTCTGATGCAGGACTCTGAAACCGCCGTTCAACGATTTACGCAGCTAAATGATAACCTGATTCTGGTGAGCAAAAATATAGATGATTTTTTCCAGATAAGCGAGGGCTCTGAAAAGAAAAATATTTACGATATATCGAACAGACTTGACAAAATTCTCGCAAGTTTAGATTCGGCCATTTACCAGGGCGGCCCGGATATCACCGCACTTCTTGAATCAATGCAGCACACTCTTAACAACATAAACAGTTTTATTGCAGAATTAAAAAGTAATCCCGGTCAGCTGCTGTACTCAAATCAGCCCGGAAAAACGGAGGTTTATGAATGA